The Bombus terrestris chromosome 4, iyBomTerr1.2, whole genome shotgun sequence genome has a window encoding:
- the LOC125384865 gene encoding uncharacterized protein LOC125384865 isoform X5: MARDLYGQLLTTEHRTHAASERANDLWCHQCDTMEDGERCANLTGNFTTFGHKCTGDKRTCMVKRFSYTTSTGDSMSSPQTWSVERKCTDKCDSGCIVVGERTKLSACTTCCEKSFCNIGTGAANDLTIRGIDLFLALVLQITLTIIMYPS, from the exons ATGGCGAGGGATCTGTATG GCCAACTGTTAACTACGGAACATCGAACTCACGCAGCGTCGGAACGAGCAAACGATTTATGGTGTCATCAGTGTGATACAATGGAAGATGGAGAGAGATGCGCCAATCTGACCGGAAACTTCACCACTTTCGGGCACAAGTGCACTGGTGATAAAAGGACCTGTATG GTAAAGCGATTTTCTTACACTACCAGCACCGGAGATTCAATGTCTAGTCCACAAACTTGGTCGGTGGAGAGAAAGTGTACTGACAAATGCGACTCCGGATGTATAGTGGTCGGTGAACGAACAAAACTCTCCGCTTGCACCACTTGCTGCGAGAAATCGTTTTGCAATATCGGTACCGGTGCTGCGAACGATCTGACGATAAGAGGGATCGATCTGTTTCTAGCTTtagtattacaaattacattaacaaTTATCATGTATCCGTCCTGA
- the LOC125384865 gene encoding uncharacterized protein LOC125384865 isoform X6 — translation MVKQRSQLLTTEHRTHAASERANDLWCHQCDTMEDGERCANLTGNFTTFGHKCTGDKRTCMVKRFSYTTSTGDSMSSPQTWSVERKCTDKCDSGCIVVGERTKLSACTTCCEKSFCNIGTGAANDLTIRGIDLFLALVLQITLTIIMYPS, via the exons ATGGTCAAGCAGAGAA GCCAACTGTTAACTACGGAACATCGAACTCACGCAGCGTCGGAACGAGCAAACGATTTATGGTGTCATCAGTGTGATACAATGGAAGATGGAGAGAGATGCGCCAATCTGACCGGAAACTTCACCACTTTCGGGCACAAGTGCACTGGTGATAAAAGGACCTGTATG GTAAAGCGATTTTCTTACACTACCAGCACCGGAGATTCAATGTCTAGTCCACAAACTTGGTCGGTGGAGAGAAAGTGTACTGACAAATGCGACTCCGGATGTATAGTGGTCGGTGAACGAACAAAACTCTCCGCTTGCACCACTTGCTGCGAGAAATCGTTTTGCAATATCGGTACCGGTGCTGCGAACGATCTGACGATAAGAGGGATCGATCTGTTTCTAGCTTtagtattacaaattacattaacaaTTATCATGTATCCGTCCTGA
- the LOC125384865 gene encoding uncharacterized protein LOC125384865 isoform X3 has product MYPVTYFLIVASISMVVSINGQLLTTEHRTHAASERANDLWCHQCDTMEDGERCANLTGNFTTFGHKCTGDKRTCMVKRFSYTTSTGDSMSSPQTWSVERKCTDKCDSGCIVVGERTKLSACTTCCEKSFCNIGTGAANDLTIRGIDLFLALVLQITLTIIMYPS; this is encoded by the exons ATGTACCCTGTCACGTACTTCCTGATCGTCGCGTCTATCTCCATGGTCGTAAGCATCAATG GCCAACTGTTAACTACGGAACATCGAACTCACGCAGCGTCGGAACGAGCAAACGATTTATGGTGTCATCAGTGTGATACAATGGAAGATGGAGAGAGATGCGCCAATCTGACCGGAAACTTCACCACTTTCGGGCACAAGTGCACTGGTGATAAAAGGACCTGTATG GTAAAGCGATTTTCTTACACTACCAGCACCGGAGATTCAATGTCTAGTCCACAAACTTGGTCGGTGGAGAGAAAGTGTACTGACAAATGCGACTCCGGATGTATAGTGGTCGGTGAACGAACAAAACTCTCCGCTTGCACCACTTGCTGCGAGAAATCGTTTTGCAATATCGGTACCGGTGCTGCGAACGATCTGACGATAAGAGGGATCGATCTGTTTCTAGCTTtagtattacaaattacattaacaaTTATCATGTATCCGTCCTGA
- the LOC125384865 gene encoding uncharacterized protein LOC125384865 isoform X4 — translation MLIGQRSFFVQPLTNGQHVMFQPKNEKWWSIRNNSSFVSVNPENPAGKSNKFEVEESKRKSKRRKRDSLCHDVQGFYNLSGDVFDVEYPEAEKLILYDEKDDVSTEYNDTIVEELSIDVNTVEKCSVGVDHASIAKTHWESLDVCRVIWCFV, via the exons ATGTTGATCGGGCAGAGATCGTTCTTCGTTCAGCCGCTGACGAATGGCCAGCATGTGATGTTTCAGCCGAAAAACGAAAAGTGGTGGTCGATCAGGAATAATTCGAGCTTCGTGTCTGTGAATCCGGAAAATCCTGCAG ggaaatcgaataaatttgaagttgaagaaagtaagagaaagtcgaaacgaagaaaacgcGATTCCTTATGCCACGATGTTCAgggattttataatctttccGGTGACGTCTTCGACGTGGAATACCCAGAAGCTGAGAAATTGATTCTGTACGATGAAAAAGACGATGTCTCCACAGAATACAACGATACAATAGTGGAAGAATTATCGATCGACGTAAATactgttgagaaatgctcagttg GAGTCGACCACGCCTCaattgctaagacgcattgGGAGAGTTTAGACGTTTGCCgtgtgatttggtgttttgtataa